The Ficedula albicollis isolate OC2 chromosome 6, FicAlb1.5, whole genome shotgun sequence genome has a window encoding:
- the KCNK18 gene encoding potassium channel subfamily K member 18, whose product MATTSQPLRGKTTCKKLFWAVFPHACFIVSLVIYAFLGALMFSHIEGTRKVTVSKEYRKFLQKLTNLARNFSDNVTENEEMFGDDIRELFNAADPVWFIKPEERWNFFGSLFFCCTVFTTVGYGNTYPVTRIGKYLCMLYALFGIPLMFLVLTDMGDILATVLSKSYNEFRELQSKLLASKLCSGSTCSKRNELKSRTQSKIVINEPLTIMELLRNQSGVKGGPVKYRNVELFEMLIARENENTQPARNKSMERWSSCPELAREKTVSRVIKNFDKIGKQLEKLDVPIVLMVLVIFVYISCAAAILPNWEKNMDFQEAFYFCFITLTTIGFGDTKLEHPKFFLFFSLYIMIGMEIVFIAFKLGQDRLIVLYKKVISFCAEKNMPSKKIYPK is encoded by the exons ATGGCAACAACATCACAGCCTCTGCGAGGTAAAACAACATGTAAAAAACTATTTTGGGCAGTGTTTCCTCATGCCTGCTTCATTGTGTCTCTTGTCATCTATGCTTTTCTTGGGGCTCTCATGTTTTCCCACATTGAAGGTACCCGGAAGGTTACTGTAAGTAAAGAATATagaaaatttctgcagaaaCTGACAAACCTCGCCAGAAACTTCTCAG ATAACGTGACAGAAAATGAGGAGATGTTTGGGGACGACATCCGTGAGCTTTTCAACGCAGCTGACCCAGTCTGGTTTATCAAGCCAGAGGAGAGATGGAATTTCTTTGggtctctctttttttgctgcACAGTATTCACAACTGTGG GTTATGGTAATACCTATCCTGTGACACGGATTGGGAAGTATCTCTGTATGTTGTATGCTTTATTTGGGATCCCTCTGATGTTCTTGGTCCTGACAGACATGGGAGACATCCTCGCAACCGTCTTATCCAAATCTTACAACGAGTTCAGGGAACTTCAGTCAAAACTTCTGGCCTCTAAGCTCTGTTCTGGATCCACATGTAGCAAAAGGAATGAACTGAAATCCAGGACACAGTCTAAAATAGTCATCAATGAGCCCCTGACAATTATGGAATTGCTGAGAAACCAGTCAGGTGTGAAAGGGGGGCCGGTCAAATATCGCAATGTGGAActttttgaaatgttaattGCCAGGGAGAATGAAAACACACAACcagcaagaaataaaagcatggaGAGGTGGAGTTCATGTCCTGAACTGGCCAGGGAAAAGACAGTATCCAGAGTAATCAAGAATTTTGACAAAATAGGAAAACAGTTAGAAAAATTAGATGTGCCCATTGTTTTGATGGTGCTCGTTATCTTTGTTTACatctcctgtgcagctgctaTTCttccaaactgggaaaaaaatatggattttcAGGAAgccttttatttctgctttatcaCTTTGACCACTATTGGATTTGGAGATACAAAACTAGAACATCCcaagtttttcttgtttttttccctttacattATGATTGGCATGGAAATTGTCTTCATTGCTTTTAAGCTGGGCCAAGATCGTTTAATTGTTCTGTATAAAAAGGTGATTTCATTTTGTGCAGAGAAAAATATGCCATCAAAGAAGATATATCCAAAATAA